A portion of the Streptomyces erythrochromogenes genome contains these proteins:
- a CDS encoding AIM24 family protein, with product MNQQLAGFAPTPVTARMENHGRSMLKVAMQSGQDLFARTGSMVAYEGFVQYEPNPPAVRQMASQWVTGEGAPLMKCTGDGLLYLADYGADVVVINLNNDSLSVNGTNLLAFDAHLQWGVERVKGLAKFAGQGLFNVQVAGTGWVALTSRGTPIVVDCGRGEDETYVDPDALVAWSPNLKVKGKRSFKASSMLGRGSGEAYQMAFSGQGIVVVQPSEDSTDRLRARG from the coding sequence ATGAACCAGCAGCTCGCGGGCTTCGCCCCGACCCCGGTCACGGCCCGCATGGAGAACCACGGGCGGTCGATGCTCAAGGTCGCCATGCAGAGCGGCCAGGACCTCTTCGCCCGCACCGGCTCGATGGTCGCCTACGAGGGCTTCGTGCAGTACGAGCCCAACCCGCCGGCCGTCCGCCAGATGGCCTCGCAGTGGGTCACGGGCGAGGGCGCCCCCCTGATGAAGTGCACCGGCGACGGCCTCCTGTACCTCGCCGACTACGGCGCCGACGTCGTCGTCATCAACCTGAACAACGACTCGCTGTCGGTCAACGGCACCAACCTGCTCGCCTTCGACGCGCACCTCCAGTGGGGCGTCGAGCGGGTCAAGGGCCTGGCGAAGTTCGCAGGCCAGGGCCTGTTCAACGTCCAGGTCGCGGGCACCGGCTGGGTCGCCCTGACCTCGCGCGGCACCCCGATCGTGGTCGACTGCGGCCGCGGCGAGGACGAGACGTACGTCGACCCCGACGCGCTCGTCGCCTGGTCGCCGAACCTGAAGGTCAAGGGGAAGCGCAGCTTCAAGGCCTCGTCCATGCTCGGCCGGGGCAGCGGAGAGGCCTACCAGATGGCCTTCTCCGGCCAGGGCATCGTCGTCGTACAGCCCAGCGAGGACAGCACCGACCGGCTCCGGGCCCGGGGCTGA
- a CDS encoding M48 metallopeptidase family protein, with product MSADPPQRAVEVRRSARRRRTVSAYREGDRTVVLIPARMSEAEEQRWVGVMLDKLAAQESKRTLGDAELTERAERLSEQYFDGRARPRSVRWVTNQNTRWGSCTPAEGSIRLSHRLQGMPEYVVDYVLLHELAHLLVPGHGPRFWELLEAYPRTERARGYLEGVVAAERLPKVPTAREE from the coding sequence GTGTCCGCCGACCCACCGCAGCGCGCCGTCGAAGTCCGCCGGAGCGCGCGCCGCCGCAGGACCGTATCCGCCTATCGCGAGGGTGACCGTACGGTCGTCCTCATCCCTGCCCGGATGTCCGAGGCCGAGGAGCAGCGCTGGGTGGGCGTCATGCTCGACAAGCTGGCCGCCCAGGAGAGTAAACGCACCCTCGGGGACGCGGAACTCACCGAACGCGCCGAGCGTTTGTCCGAGCAGTACTTCGACGGCCGCGCCCGCCCCCGCTCGGTCCGCTGGGTCACCAACCAGAACACCCGCTGGGGCTCCTGCACCCCGGCCGAGGGCAGCATCCGGCTCTCGCACCGCCTCCAGGGCATGCCGGAGTACGTCGTCGACTACGTGCTCCTGCACGAGCTGGCCCACCTCCTCGTGCCCGGCCACGGCCCCCGCTTCTGGGAGCTGCTGGAGGCGTACCCGCGCACCGAGCGGGCCCGGGGCTACCTGGAGGGCGTGGTCGCGGCCGAGCGCCTGCCGAAGGTTCCCACCGCCCGCGAGGAGTGA
- a CDS encoding TerD family protein translates to MAREFQRGHKAKVSDLTAGTDLYVGVQIAGPGLTFDISCFGLDANEQLSDDRYFVFFNQPKSPEESIQLLGAQSGDTESFRVTLDRVPASIHKLSFTATLDGAGQMSQIGPGYIRIVAGGEEVVRYAFTGSEFSTERAVMLGDFYLKDVWRFAAVGQGFDGGLDALLRNFGGEVAEEQPQQQAPAAGGPGFAPPPQAAAPAPAPSFGAPAPAPAPQAPAPAPSFGAPAPAPAPAPAAPQPPQYPQPAAPAPVHAAPTMAAPIAPPAPAPYGQPPQQPSYGQVPGQVPPPAPAPAAYGQQPGYGQVPGQVPGQVPGQQPGYAPQAAAPAAGLAAALQPYKEAPTGARWTPQNQQLMRVDLSMGGQAVLARQGSMVLYQGKVDFSYKGAGFAGRIVGNATGQEMQLMRCTGRGQVFLAENGAHLHAIELQGDAICVSAENVLAFDESLQHEVRRIEGHGIPGGALFTMQFQGTGTVIVKTHGIPVVLPVTPTTFADSNAIVAWSAASQVIISSQVRLRRNAYPGHSGETVNLQFRGAPGNFIVVQPYEV, encoded by the coding sequence ATGGCAAGGGAATTCCAACGCGGCCACAAGGCCAAGGTCAGTGATCTCACGGCGGGCACCGATCTGTACGTAGGCGTCCAGATCGCCGGGCCCGGACTCACCTTCGACATCAGCTGTTTCGGCCTGGACGCCAATGAACAGCTCTCGGACGACCGTTACTTCGTCTTCTTCAATCAGCCGAAGTCGCCGGAAGAGTCCATTCAGCTGCTCGGCGCGCAGTCCGGTGACACGGAATCCTTCCGGGTGACCCTGGACCGTGTTCCGGCGTCGATCCACAAGCTGTCCTTCACCGCCACCCTCGACGGCGCCGGACAGATGTCGCAGATCGGCCCGGGCTACATCCGGATCGTGGCCGGCGGCGAAGAGGTGGTCCGGTACGCGTTCACCGGTTCGGAGTTCAGCACCGAGCGGGCCGTGATGCTCGGCGACTTCTACCTGAAGGACGTGTGGCGCTTCGCCGCCGTCGGCCAGGGCTTCGACGGCGGGCTCGACGCCCTCCTGAGGAACTTCGGCGGCGAGGTCGCCGAGGAGCAGCCGCAGCAGCAGGCCCCGGCGGCCGGCGGCCCCGGCTTCGCCCCGCCGCCGCAGGCGGCCGCCCCCGCTCCGGCCCCGTCCTTCGGCGCCCCCGCTCCGGCTCCGGCCCCGCAGGCCCCGGCTCCCGCACCGTCCTTCGGCGCGCCCGCCCCGGCTCCCGCGCCCGCACCGGCCGCCCCCCAGCCGCCGCAGTACCCGCAGCCCGCGGCTCCGGCCCCGGTGCACGCCGCGCCCACCATGGCCGCGCCCATCGCCCCGCCGGCCCCCGCCCCGTACGGCCAGCCGCCGCAGCAGCCCTCTTACGGCCAGGTCCCCGGCCAGGTGCCGCCGCCCGCCCCGGCCCCCGCCGCCTACGGGCAGCAGCCGGGCTACGGTCAGGTCCCGGGCCAGGTACCGGGGCAGGTCCCCGGCCAGCAGCCCGGCTACGCCCCGCAGGCCGCCGCCCCCGCGGCCGGCCTCGCCGCGGCCCTCCAGCCGTACAAGGAGGCCCCGACCGGCGCCCGCTGGACCCCGCAGAACCAGCAGCTCATGCGCGTCGACCTCTCGATGGGCGGCCAGGCCGTCCTCGCCCGCCAGGGCAGCATGGTCCTGTACCAGGGCAAGGTCGACTTCAGCTACAAGGGCGCCGGCTTCGCCGGCCGCATCGTCGGCAACGCCACCGGCCAGGAGATGCAGCTGATGCGCTGCACCGGCCGCGGCCAGGTCTTCCTCGCCGAGAACGGCGCGCACCTGCACGCCATCGAGCTCCAGGGCGACGCCATCTGCGTCTCCGCGGAGAACGTCCTCGCCTTCGACGAGTCCCTCCAGCACGAGGTCCGCCGGATCGAGGGCCACGGCATCCCCGGCGGCGCCCTGTTCACCATGCAGTTCCAGGGCACCGGCACGGTGATCGTCAAGACCCACGGCATCCCGGTCGTCCTGCCCGTCACCCCGACCACCTTCGCGGACAGCAACGCCATCGTGGCGTGGTCGGCCGCCTCGCAGGTGATCATCTCCAGCCAGGTCCGGCTGCGGCGCAACGCCTACCCCGGCCACAGCGGGGAGACCGTGAACCTCCAGTTCCGCGGCGCTCCCGGCAACTTCATCGTCGTCCAGCCGTACGAGGTCTGA
- a CDS encoding mycoredoxin: MQDTGTVTMYSTTWCGYCRRLKTQLDREGIAYNEINIELDPESAAFVEKANGGNQTVPTVLVKSSAGNESVMTNPSLAQVKQALAV, translated from the coding sequence ATGCAGGACACGGGCACCGTCACGATGTACAGCACGACCTGGTGCGGCTACTGCCGTCGGCTGAAGACCCAGCTGGACCGGGAAGGCATCGCGTACAACGAGATCAACATCGAGCTCGACCCGGAGTCCGCGGCGTTCGTCGAGAAGGCCAACGGCGGGAACCAGACGGTGCCCACGGTGCTCGTGAAGTCCTCCGCCGGCAACGAGTCCGTCATGACGAACCCGAGCCTGGCCCAGGTGAAGCAGGCCCTCGCCGTCTGA
- a CDS encoding AIM24 family protein yields MQSALFAHAEAQSQDRYTVQNPQLLRVSLTGSDDVLARKGAMVAYQGLIDFDGEYQSAGQRNARRRTGEGLDLMRCSGQGTVYLANLAQYVHVVDVDQEGLTVDSSYVLALDSTLHTEVIAVDSQYGISGSGKYQLNISGRGKVALMTSGQPLMMHVTPDKYVNVDADAIVAWSTSLRVQMQAQTHSSGVWRRRGNTGEGWELSFLGTGIALVQPSEALPPQNAQIGQGVAAQFGMGQQGAHAQNQNNAWN; encoded by the coding sequence ATGCAGAGCGCACTTTTCGCCCACGCCGAGGCGCAGTCCCAGGACCGGTACACCGTCCAGAACCCGCAGCTGCTGCGGGTCTCGCTGACGGGCTCCGACGACGTACTCGCCCGCAAGGGCGCGATGGTCGCCTACCAGGGGCTCATCGACTTCGACGGCGAGTACCAGAGCGCGGGCCAGCGCAACGCCCGCCGCCGCACCGGCGAGGGCCTGGACCTCATGCGCTGCTCCGGGCAGGGCACGGTCTACCTCGCCAACCTGGCCCAGTACGTCCACGTCGTGGACGTCGACCAGGAAGGCCTCACCGTCGACAGCAGCTACGTCCTGGCCCTGGACTCCACCCTGCACACCGAGGTCATCGCGGTGGACAGCCAGTACGGAATCTCCGGATCCGGCAAGTACCAGCTCAACATCTCCGGCCGCGGCAAGGTCGCCCTGATGACCTCAGGGCAGCCGCTGATGATGCACGTCACGCCCGACAAGTACGTCAACGTCGACGCGGACGCCATCGTCGCCTGGTCCACCTCGCTGCGGGTGCAGATGCAGGCCCAGACGCACTCCAGCGGCGTCTGGCGGCGCCGCGGCAACACCGGCGAGGGCTGGGAACTCAGCTTCCTCGGCACCGGTATCGCGCTGGTGCAGCCCAGCGAGGCGCTGCCGCCGCAGAACGCCCAGATCGGACAGGGCGTCGCCGCGCAGTTCGGCATGGGCCAGCAGGGCGCCCATGCCCAGAACCAGAACAACGCCTGGAACTGA
- a CDS encoding ThiF family adenylyltransferase, translated as MFPRVKPALARAWRDLQTVQFGVTPAHAVVLGPVDTATGALIDRIDGTRGMDLLRAEATRMGLPDGLADALVRRLAGAGLLDDAGAGGPRAQALRRHPEALERLGPDLGSLSLVHREPGGDLRGIAARRAIRVRVRGSGRVGTVIAAVLAGAGVGRVEVLDGGRVEPADVAPGGLGPASVGRMRTEAAAAVVRSAAPGPGPRAGEEEGPEPGLALVVVAPRDGLHAWAPDPDTAADWVTSGIPHLYAGVVEGTGLVGPLVLPGTTACAGCMERERVDRDAAWPRMLVQWRSSHRRRGSASCDLGLSTAVAGLAAAHALAFLDGQLPASTGSRWEAALPALHWEAAPVRPHPDCPCGAAAEPAQRLQPAGRAPGRGSGANPPGGP; from the coding sequence ATGTTTCCGAGGGTGAAGCCGGCACTGGCACGGGCCTGGCGGGATCTGCAGACGGTGCAGTTCGGGGTGACTCCGGCGCATGCGGTGGTGCTCGGGCCCGTGGACACGGCGACGGGCGCGCTCATCGACCGGATCGACGGGACGCGGGGGATGGACCTGTTGCGGGCCGAGGCCACGCGGATGGGACTGCCGGACGGCCTGGCCGACGCTCTGGTCAGGCGGCTGGCGGGGGCCGGTCTGCTCGACGACGCCGGCGCGGGCGGCCCGCGGGCGCAGGCCCTGCGCAGGCATCCGGAGGCATTGGAGCGGCTGGGCCCGGACCTGGGTTCGCTCTCGCTGGTCCACCGGGAGCCCGGCGGGGACTTACGGGGGATCGCGGCGCGCCGGGCGATACGGGTCCGGGTGCGCGGGAGCGGCCGGGTGGGCACCGTGATCGCGGCGGTCCTGGCGGGAGCGGGCGTGGGGCGGGTCGAGGTGCTCGACGGGGGCCGGGTGGAGCCGGCCGATGTGGCGCCGGGCGGGCTGGGTCCCGCGAGTGTGGGCCGGATGCGGACCGAGGCCGCGGCGGCCGTGGTCCGCTCCGCGGCCCCGGGTCCGGGTCCGCGGGCCGGCGAGGAGGAGGGGCCGGAGCCCGGGCTGGCCCTGGTGGTGGTCGCACCGAGGGACGGGCTGCACGCCTGGGCCCCGGATCCGGACACCGCGGCCGACTGGGTCACCTCCGGGATTCCCCACCTGTACGCGGGGGTGGTGGAGGGGACGGGTCTGGTGGGGCCGCTGGTGCTGCCGGGCACGACCGCGTGCGCCGGGTGCATGGAGCGCGAGCGTGTGGACCGGGACGCGGCCTGGCCGAGGATGCTCGTCCAGTGGCGCTCGTCGCACCGCCGCCGCGGGAGCGCCTCCTGCGACCTGGGCCTGTCCACGGCGGTGGCCGGGCTGGCCGCGGCCCACGCCCTCGCCTTCCTCGACGGGCAGCTGCCCGCCTCCACCGGCTCCCGCTGGGAGGCGGCCCTGCCCGCCCTCCACTGGGAGGCGGCTCCGGTCCGCCCCCACCCCGACTGCCCCTGCGGCGCGGCCGCAGAACCCGCGCAGCGGCTCCAGCCGGCCGGACGGGCCCCGGGAAGAGGATCGGGAGCCAACCCGCCGGGAGGGCCGTGA
- the nudC gene encoding NAD(+) diphosphatase, whose product MEVPVSTHTERPLSLTAPSGIDRAAHHRLDEAWLAAAWSHPTTRVFVVSGGQVLIDDTPDGGTGIVMTPAFEAPVTETHRYFLGTDEDGVRYFALQKDALPGRMDQSARPAGLREAGLLLNDRDAGLMVNAVALENWQRMHRFCSRCGERTVVAAAGHIRRCPGCGAEHYPRTDPAVIMLVTDEHDRALLGRQVHWPEGRFSTLAGFVEPGESIEQSVVREVWEEAGVRVGRVEYVASQPWPFPYSLMLGFNARATSSEITVDGEEIQEARWFSRDELRAAFESGEVLPPSGISIAARLVELWYGEPLPKAAA is encoded by the coding sequence TTGGAAGTACCAGTGAGCACCCATACCGAGCGACCTCTCTCGCTCACCGCGCCGAGCGGGATCGACCGTGCCGCGCACCACCGCCTCGACGAGGCCTGGCTCGCCGCCGCCTGGAGCCACCCGACGACCCGCGTCTTCGTCGTCTCCGGCGGCCAGGTGCTGATCGACGACACCCCCGACGGCGGCACCGGCATCGTGATGACCCCGGCCTTCGAGGCCCCGGTCACCGAGACCCACCGCTACTTCCTGGGCACGGACGAGGACGGCGTACGGTACTTCGCGCTGCAGAAGGACGCCCTGCCCGGCCGCATGGACCAGTCGGCCCGCCCGGCCGGCCTGCGCGAGGCCGGACTGCTGCTGAACGACCGCGACGCCGGGCTGATGGTCAACGCGGTGGCCCTGGAGAACTGGCAGCGGATGCACCGCTTCTGCTCCCGCTGCGGGGAGCGCACGGTGGTCGCGGCCGCAGGGCACATCCGGCGCTGCCCGGGCTGCGGCGCCGAGCACTACCCGCGCACCGACCCCGCCGTGATCATGCTGGTCACCGACGAGCACGACCGCGCGCTGCTGGGCCGACAGGTGCACTGGCCGGAGGGCCGCTTCTCGACCCTCGCCGGGTTCGTGGAGCCGGGCGAGTCGATCGAGCAGTCCGTCGTGCGCGAGGTGTGGGAGGAGGCGGGCGTCAGGGTCGGGCGGGTCGAGTACGTGGCCAGCCAGCCGTGGCCGTTCCCGTACAGCCTGATGCTGGGCTTCAACGCCCGTGCCACCAGCTCCGAGATCACCGTGGACGGCGAGGAGATCCAGGAGGCCCGCTGGTTCTCCCGCGACGAGCTGCGCGCGGCGTTCGAGTCGGGCGAGGTGCTGCCCCCGTCCGGGATCTCCATCGCGGCCCGGTTGGTCGAGCTGTGGTACGGCGAACCGCTGCCCAAGGCCGCGGCTTAA
- a CDS encoding ATP-dependent DNA helicase UvrD2 produces the protein MTAATHSSPFPADADSADAVLLGLDPEQREVATTLRGPVCVLAGAGTGKTRAITHRIAYGVRSGQLMPASVLAVTFTNRAAGEMRGRLRALGAGGVQARTFHSAALRQLQYFWPKAIGGDVPRLLERKIQFVAEAGARCRIRLDRGELRDVTGEIEWAKVTQTVPADYPAAALKAGREAPRDMAEIAQIYGTYEQLKRDRGMIDFEDVLLLTVGILQDRHDIAEQIRGQYQHFVVDEYQDVSPLQQRLLDLWLGERDSLCVVGDASQTIYSFTGATPDHLLNFRTRHPQATVVKLVRDYRSTPQVVHLANGLLSQASGRAAEHRLELVSQRESGPDPVYAEYADEPAEAEGVARRIRDLIAAGVPAGEIAVLFRINAQSEVYEQALADAGVPYQLRGAERFFERQEVQKAILALRGAARSGGNDPLLEDVVDLGSQVRAVLSSTGWTTEPPAGSGAVRDQWESVAALLRLAEDFARTRPGATLADLTVELDERRAAQHAPTVQGVTLASLHAAKGLEWDAVFLVGLTDGMIPITYAKTDEQVEEERRLLYVGVTRARLHLTLSWALSRAPGGRASRRPSRFLNGLRPGSAAPAARTGSAGERGAPKRGRRGPVRCRVCGRTLTEAGELKLMRCEDCPSDMDEGLYERLRDWRAARSKEQGLPAYCVFTDKTLMAIAEAAPAEAGELSMISGVGGRKLDRYGADVLAICAGQEPGGEDSDDA, from the coding sequence GTGACAGCAGCAACGCACTCCTCCCCCTTCCCCGCCGACGCGGACTCGGCCGACGCGGTGCTCCTGGGCCTCGACCCGGAGCAGCGCGAGGTCGCGACGACCCTGCGCGGGCCGGTGTGCGTGCTGGCCGGCGCCGGTACCGGCAAGACCCGGGCGATCACCCACCGCATCGCCTACGGCGTACGGTCGGGGCAGCTCATGCCCGCCAGTGTGCTCGCCGTCACCTTCACCAACCGGGCCGCCGGTGAGATGCGCGGCCGCCTGCGCGCACTCGGCGCGGGCGGGGTCCAGGCCCGGACCTTCCACTCGGCCGCCCTGCGCCAGCTCCAGTACTTCTGGCCGAAAGCCATCGGCGGGGACGTGCCCCGGCTGCTGGAGCGCAAGATCCAGTTCGTCGCCGAGGCCGGCGCCCGCTGCCGCATCCGCCTCGACCGCGGTGAGCTGCGCGACGTGACCGGCGAGATCGAGTGGGCCAAGGTCACCCAGACGGTGCCCGCCGACTATCCGGCGGCCGCCCTCAAGGCGGGCCGCGAGGCCCCCCGGGACATGGCCGAGATCGCCCAGATCTACGGGACGTACGAACAGCTCAAGCGCGACCGCGGAATGATCGACTTCGAGGACGTGCTGCTCCTGACCGTCGGCATCCTCCAGGACCGCCACGACATCGCCGAGCAGATCCGCGGCCAGTACCAGCACTTCGTCGTCGACGAGTACCAGGACGTCAGCCCGCTCCAGCAGCGGCTGCTCGACCTGTGGCTCGGCGAGCGCGACAGCCTCTGCGTCGTCGGCGACGCCAGCCAGACCATCTACTCCTTCACCGGCGCCACCCCCGACCACCTGCTGAACTTCCGCACGCGCCACCCGCAGGCCACCGTGGTCAAGCTGGTCCGCGACTACCGTTCCACCCCCCAGGTGGTGCACCTCGCCAACGGGCTCCTGAGCCAGGCCAGCGGGCGGGCCGCAGAGCACCGCCTGGAGCTCGTCTCCCAGCGCGAGAGCGGCCCCGACCCGGTCTACGCAGAGTACGCGGACGAGCCCGCCGAGGCCGAGGGCGTCGCCCGCCGGATCCGCGACCTGATCGCCGCGGGCGTGCCGGCGGGCGAGATCGCCGTGCTCTTCCGCATCAACGCCCAGTCCGAGGTCTACGAGCAGGCCCTCGCCGACGCCGGGGTGCCCTACCAGCTGCGCGGGGCCGAGCGGTTCTTCGAGCGCCAGGAGGTCCAGAAGGCCATCCTCGCGCTGCGCGGAGCAGCCCGTTCCGGCGGGAACGACCCACTGCTGGAGGATGTCGTGGACCTGGGCTCCCAGGTCCGTGCGGTGCTCAGCTCCACCGGCTGGACCACCGAGCCGCCGGCCGGTTCCGGCGCCGTGCGCGACCAGTGGGAATCGGTGGCCGCGCTGCTCCGGCTCGCCGAGGACTTCGCCCGCACCCGGCCCGGCGCCACCCTGGCGGACCTCACGGTCGAGCTGGACGAGCGCAGGGCCGCCCAGCACGCCCCGACCGTCCAGGGCGTCACCCTGGCCTCGCTGCACGCGGCGAAGGGCCTGGAGTGGGACGCCGTGTTCCTCGTCGGCCTCACCGACGGCATGATCCCGATCACTTACGCCAAGACCGACGAACAGGTGGAGGAGGAGCGGCGGCTGCTCTACGTCGGCGTCACCCGGGCCCGCCTGCACCTGACCCTCTCCTGGGCGCTCTCCCGCGCCCCCGGGGGAAGGGCCTCCCGGCGCCCCAGCCGCTTCCTGAACGGCCTGCGGCCGGGCTCCGCGGCCCCGGCGGCCCGGACGGGCTCCGCGGGCGAGCGCGGGGCCCCCAAGCGCGGCCGCCGCGGCCCGGTTCGGTGCCGGGTCTGCGGCAGGACGCTGACCGAGGCGGGCGAGCTGAAGCTGATGCGCTGCGAGGACTGTCCGTCCGACATGGACGAGGGCCTCTACGAGCGGCTGCGGGACTGGCGTGCCGCCCGGTCGAAGGAGCAGGGCCTGCCCGCCTACTGCGTCTTCACCGACAAGACACTGATGGCGATCGCGGAGGCCGCGCCCGCCGAGGCGGGGGAGCTGTCGATGATCTCCGGGGTGGGTGGCCGCAAGCTTGACCGGTACGGAGCCGATGTCCTGGCCATCTGTGCAGGTCAGGAGCCGGGGGGCGAGGATTCTGACGACGCGTAG
- a CDS encoding ABC1 kinase family protein: MSDLPRKAVTRTVKLAALPIGIAGRVTWGLGKRIGGKSAEIVARELQQRTAEQLFRTLGELKGGAMKFGQALSVFESALPEEVAGPYRAALTKLQEAAPPLPAATVHQVLADRLGADWRDLFEEFEDKPAAAASIGQVHRAVWHDGRQVAVKVQYPGAGEALLSDLKQLGRFAGLLGPLVPGMEIKPLIKELRDRVSEELDYELEAEAQRTHADAFVDDPDVVVPDVVHQGDQVLVTEWMDGTPLSEVIADGTEEERDRAGQLLARFLFSGPARTGLLHADPHPGNFRLIAGADGRMRLGVLDFGTVDRLPGGWPKPIGRSLRMTLDGDAEGVYGHLCAEGFVKESVELDPDAVLDYLKPIIEPAEAEEFTFTRPWLRGQAARIADPRSPAHQLGRQINLPPSYLLIHRVTLSTIGVLCQLGATVRLRDELDTWLPGFASAE, translated from the coding sequence ATGTCTGATCTTCCCCGGAAGGCGGTCACCCGTACCGTCAAGCTGGCCGCGCTGCCGATCGGCATCGCGGGTCGGGTCACCTGGGGCCTGGGCAAGCGGATCGGTGGCAAGTCCGCCGAGATCGTGGCGCGCGAGCTCCAGCAGCGCACCGCCGAGCAGTTGTTCCGCACTCTCGGGGAACTGAAGGGCGGTGCAATGAAGTTCGGGCAGGCCCTGTCGGTCTTCGAGTCGGCGCTGCCCGAGGAGGTCGCGGGGCCCTACCGGGCGGCGCTGACCAAGCTCCAGGAGGCGGCCCCGCCGCTGCCCGCGGCGACGGTGCACCAGGTGCTGGCGGACCGTCTGGGTGCGGACTGGCGTGACCTGTTCGAGGAGTTCGAGGACAAGCCGGCCGCGGCGGCCTCGATCGGGCAGGTGCACCGGGCGGTGTGGCACGACGGCAGGCAGGTGGCGGTCAAGGTCCAGTACCCGGGGGCCGGCGAGGCGCTGCTGTCGGACCTGAAGCAGCTGGGCCGGTTCGCGGGGCTGCTGGGTCCGCTGGTTCCCGGCATGGAGATCAAGCCGCTGATCAAGGAGTTGCGCGACCGGGTCTCGGAGGAGCTCGACTACGAGCTGGAGGCCGAGGCCCAGCGGACGCACGCGGACGCCTTCGTGGACGACCCGGACGTGGTCGTCCCCGACGTCGTGCACCAGGGCGACCAGGTGCTCGTGACCGAGTGGATGGACGGGACCCCGCTGTCGGAGGTGATCGCCGACGGCACCGAGGAGGAGCGCGACCGCGCCGGGCAGCTGCTGGCCCGCTTCCTCTTCTCCGGTCCCGCGCGCACGGGTCTGCTGCACGCCGATCCGCACCCGGGCAACTTCCGGCTGATAGCGGGGGCGGACGGCCGGATGCGGCTGGGCGTCCTGGACTTCGGCACGGTCGACCGGCTGCCCGGGGGCTGGCCCAAGCCCATCGGCAGGTCCCTGCGGATGACGCTGGACGGCGATGCCGAGGGGGTCTACGGCCACTTGTGCGCCGAGGGGTTCGTGAAGGAGTCCGTCGAGCTGGACCCGGACGCCGTGCTGGACTACCTGAAGCCGATCATCGAGCCCGCCGAGGCCGAGGAGTTCACCTTCACCCGTCCGTGGCTGCGCGGTCAGGCGGCGCGGATCGCCGATCCGCGCTCTCCCGCGCACCAGTTGGGCCGGCAGATCAACCTGCCGCCCTCGTACCTGCTGATCCACCGGGTGACGCTGAGCACCATCGGCGTGCTGTGCCAGCTGGGCGCGACGGTGCGGCTGCGCGACGAACTGGACACCTGGCTGCCCGGGTTCGCGTCCGCCGAGTGA
- a CDS encoding WhiB family transcriptional regulator: MQLEAHAPSVPQTQTISPPAVPEDHTLTPLTALTALDDAIENLGVPVPCRTFDPEVFFAESPADVEYAKSLCRTCPLVEACLAGAVERREPWGVWGGELFVQGVVVARKRPRGRPRKNPVVSA; the protein is encoded by the coding sequence GTGCAACTCGAAGCGCACGCCCCGTCCGTACCGCAGACCCAAACGATCTCCCCGCCCGCAGTCCCGGAGGACCACACCTTGACCCCGCTCACCGCGCTGACCGCGCTCGACGACGCCATCGAGAACCTCGGCGTCCCGGTTCCCTGCCGCACCTTCGACCCCGAGGTCTTCTTCGCCGAGTCCCCGGCCGACGTCGAGTACGCCAAGTCCCTCTGCCGCACCTGCCCGCTGGTCGAGGCCTGCCTCGCCGGAGCGGTCGAGCGCCGCGAGCCCTGGGGTGTCTGGGGTGGCGAGCTCTTCGTCCAGGGTGTCGTCGTAGCCCGGAAGCGCCCCCGTGGCCGTCCGCGCAAGAACCCGGTTGTCTCGGCATGA